The following are encoded in a window of Legionella geestiana genomic DNA:
- a CDS encoding tetratricopeptide repeat protein, with protein sequence MSATEKHILKHIQHLKIQYTGESKSSRRPVKLERIGCKFVVENAELLESISILQKPTQGSFDNSYLDNSDYEVRIDCKDLSMSKALTGAIDQKYVTSIDGKIVALTFSSLEKVNELIQFIKSLNPGILSLTPDETAKMRSTIYSLFNQLDLCNAAMLCLRAGHMDDAIQLNDLISVASYRLTYQIAKAFEESHRTDEAIKYYKAVHLSDSEYASAQDRLSRLMVADTPAAKIECFQYLLRAGENSISRLDKPLLQEILQSVHEEELISIVCNKHNDVDVLMHLAEQFDSLAASSIVDSLCSTLHRVLGERPYLPCVARYNLLLAKRLGTADAIASNPELQARFYNHCLVASLASKKFHANEILIEQMEKDLVAQPVTLFLTNVLKLSQENTAILYHAGMALIKKGRPLLASCLLQHVVQSDSKALYTLAANENMALLSITLANKSDMDRISSCIDKCVKTGNKKLPESIAKAGANFEEKISSPNASSSSSDSAYESRIQALEKQIHVLQSKVESLELQLAMKHNKSERTHRSSKTHSSGTHSIFSDKSSRSHSSRHRKERTTHSTDEVPGKQAGEGPNQVMGY encoded by the coding sequence ATGTCAGCAACAGAAAAACATATATTAAAACATATCCAGCACCTGAAAATTCAATATACTGGTGAAAGCAAATCTTCCAGAAGACCTGTAAAACTTGAAAGAATCGGCTGCAAATTTGTTGTTGAAAATGCCGAACTGCTTGAATCCATCAGCATTTTACAAAAACCTACGCAGGGATCGTTTGATAACTCGTATCTTGATAACTCAGATTATGAAGTACGTATTGATTGCAAAGATTTATCAATGTCTAAAGCACTGACGGGAGCCATTGACCAAAAATACGTAACAAGCATTGATGGCAAGATAGTTGCTCTTACATTCAGTAGTTTAGAGAAGGTTAACGAGCTGATTCAATTTATCAAATCTCTGAATCCAGGTATTCTTTCATTAACGCCTGACGAAACGGCAAAAATGCGCTCAACCATATATAGCCTGTTCAATCAGCTTGATCTTTGCAATGCCGCCATGCTCTGTCTGCGCGCTGGCCATATGGATGACGCCATCCAATTGAATGACCTGATCTCCGTTGCATCCTATCGACTTACGTACCAGATTGCAAAAGCATTTGAAGAATCACACAGAACTGATGAAGCAATCAAGTATTATAAAGCTGTTCATCTTTCTGATAGTGAATATGCATCTGCACAAGATCGTTTGAGTAGACTGATGGTAGCAGACACCCCTGCAGCCAAAATAGAATGTTTCCAATACCTGCTGCGGGCTGGTGAAAATAGCATATCACGCCTTGATAAACCGCTTTTGCAAGAAATACTACAAAGTGTGCATGAAGAGGAACTTATATCGATTGTCTGCAATAAACATAATGATGTGGATGTGTTAATGCATCTTGCAGAGCAGTTCGACAGTCTTGCCGCATCGTCGATCGTTGATAGTTTATGCTCTACATTACATAGAGTATTGGGTGAAAGACCTTATTTACCATGCGTGGCCAGATATAACCTGTTATTGGCAAAACGCCTGGGGACGGCTGATGCGATAGCAAGTAATCCCGAACTGCAAGCCAGATTTTACAATCATTGTCTGGTTGCCAGCCTGGCTAGTAAAAAATTTCATGCCAATGAAATACTGATTGAACAAATGGAGAAGGATCTTGTTGCGCAACCTGTTACCTTGTTTTTGACCAATGTTTTGAAATTATCACAAGAAAATACAGCCATATTATATCATGCCGGCATGGCTTTGATTAAAAAGGGCCGCCCTCTCCTCGCGAGTTGCTTACTGCAGCACGTAGTACAAAGTGATAGTAAAGCCTTGTATACTCTGGCTGCCAATGAAAATATGGCATTATTAAGCATCACCCTTGCAAACAAATCAGATATGGATCGCATTAGCTCTTGCATCGATAAGTGTGTCAAGACGGGTAACAAGAAACTGCCTGAATCCATTGCAAAAGCAGGCGCTAACTTTGAGGAAAAAATAAGCTCGCCCAATGCAAGCTCATCCAGTTCAGACTCAGCTTATGAAAGCAGAATTCAAGCCCTGGAAAAACAGATACATGTATTGCAATCAAAAGTTGAAAGTCTGGAATTACAATTGGCCATGAAGCATAACAAGAGTGAGAGAACTCATCGTTCTTCCAAAACACACTCATCCGGCACTCATTCCATATTTTCTGACAAATCAAGCCGCTCTCACAGCTCGCGACACAGAAAGGAAAGAACAACACATAGCACGGATGAGGTACCCGGCAAACAAGCCGGAGAAGGACCAAACCAGGTTATGGGCTATTGA